From Grus americana isolate bGruAme1 chromosome 22, bGruAme1.mat, whole genome shotgun sequence, the proteins below share one genomic window:
- the LOC129195300 gene encoding keratin, type I cytoskeletal 12-like isoform X2, translated as MALSVRTSGGSRQFSSRSGLGGGSLRMSSSSGGGGFGGSGLGFGGGSGGGFGAASMLGSGSAFTGGFGSSSGGGFGSSLSSGFGGGFGSGLGGSYGSGLGGAFGGGLGSGFSSSSGAGFGGGFGSGSGSGFGGGFGTAGAGDGGLLSGSKKETMQNLNDRLAAYLDKVRSLEDANTDLERKIREWYEKNSSGAGIPGSGNDYSKYYPIIEDLRNKIINATIDNARIILQVDNARLAADDFRLKYENEVALRQSVEADINGLRRVLDELTLTRADLEMQIESLNEELAYLKKNHEEELQGIQSSALGQVSVEMDAAPGTDLTKLLNDMRGQYEVIAEQNRKEAEAWFNEKSGELKREISTNTEQLQSGKSEITDLKRTLQSLEIELQSQLAMKKSLEDTLAETEGGYCAQLSQIQLQIGNLESQLFQVRADMERQNAEHQQLLDIKTRLEMEIETYRRLLDGESAGQGVTFESSSLTGSKSQTQSLDSSQDPTKTRKIKTIVEEVVDGKVVASHVKEVEEKI; from the exons ATGGCCCTTTCTGTGCGCACAAGTGGCGGATCCCGGCAATTTTCTTCACGGAGTGGACTTGGCGGGGGATCTCTGAGAATGTCTAGTTCTAGCGGTGGAGGAGGCTTTGGTGGCAGCGGACTTGGGTTTGGTGGTGGATCTGGCGGAGGTTTTGGTGCTGCTTCTATGCTTGGTTCAGGCTCTGCCTTCACTGGGGGCTTTGGGAGTAGCTCAGGTGGAGGCTTTGGAAGCAGCTTAAGTAGCGGCTTTGGTGGAGGCTTTGGTAGTGGTTTAGGTGGTAGCTATGGAAGTGGCTTAGGCGGTGCTTTTGGGGGAGGTTTAGGAAGCggtttcagcagcagctcaggcgCTGGTTTTGGAGGTGGCTTTGGCAGTGGCTCAGGATCTGGTTTTGGAGGTGGCTTTGGcactgctggtgctggggaTGGTGGCCTTCTTTCTGGCTCGAAAAAAGAAACTATGCAGAACCTCAATGACCGCCTGGCGGCTTATCTGGACAAAGTACGATCTCTGGAGGACGCCAATACTGATTTGGAGCGCAAAATCCGCGAGTGGTATGAGAAAAACAGCTCTGGAGCTGGCATCCCTGGATCTGGGAATGACTATAGTAAATATTATCCTATAATTGAAGATCTTCGAAACAAG ATCATTAATGCAACTATCGACAATGCAAGAATCATTTTGCAGGTCGATAATGCCAGACTGGCTGCTGATGATTTCAGACTGAA ATATGAGAATGAAGTGGCTCTTCGCCAGAGTGTGGAAGCTGACATCAATGGTCTGCGCAGAGTTCTTGATGAGCTGACCTTGACAAGAGCTGATTTGGAGATGCAGATTGAAAGCCTGAATGAAGAACTGGCTTATCTCAAGAAGAATCATGAAGag GAGCTTCAGGGTATCCAAAGCAGTGCACTTGGCCAAGTCAGCGTTGAAATGGATGCTGCTCCAGGAACTGACCTGACCAAGCTTTTGAATGACATGAGGGGACAGTATGAAGTCATTGCTGAGCAAAACCGTAAAGAGGCTGAAGCATGGTTCAATGAAAAA AGTGGGGAGCTGAAAAGGGAAATCTCCACCAATACTGAGCAGCTTCAGTCAGGAAAGAGTGAGATCACAGATCTAAAACGGACTCTGCAGAGCTTGGAAATTGAACTACAATCTCAGCTTGCCATG aaaaaatCCCTTGAAGACACTCTAGCAGAAACAGAAGGAGGTTACTGCGCTCAGCTTTCACAAATCCAACTTCAGATTGGGAACCTGGAGTCTCAGCTGTTCCAGGTCAGGGCTGATATGGAGCGCCAGAATGCAGAGCATCAACAACTTCTAGACATCAAGACTCGTCTGGAAATGGAGATTGAAACCTATCGTCGCTTGCTGGATGGCGA GAGCGCAGGACAGGGAGTTACATTTGAAAGCTCATCCTTGACAGGGTCCAAATCACAAACACAATCACTGGATTCTTCTCAGG ATCCTACCAAAACTAGAAAGATCAAGACAATTGTCGAAGAAGTGGTAGATGGAAAAGTTGTTGCATCCCATGTTAAGGAAGTTGAAGAGAAGATATAA
- the LOC129195300 gene encoding keratin, type I cytoskeletal 12-like isoform X1, which yields MALSVRTSGGSRQFSSRSGLGGGSLRMSSSSGGGGFGGSGLGFGGGSGGGFGAASMLGSGSAFTGGFGSSSGGGFGSSLSSGFGGGFGSGLGGSYGSGLGGAFGGGLGSGFSSSSGAGFGGGFGSGSGSGFGGGFGTAGAGDGGLLSGSKKETMQNLNDRLAAYLDKVRSLEDANTDLERKIREWYEKNSSGAGIPGSGNDYSKYYPIIEDLRNKIINATIDNARIILQVDNARLAADDFRLKYENEVALRQSVEADINGLRRVLDELTLTRADLEMQIESLNEELAYLKKNHEEELQGIQSSALGQVSVEMDAAPGTDLTKLLNDMRGQYEVIAEQNRKEAEAWFNEKSGELKREISTNTEQLQSGKSEITDLKRTLQSLEIELQSQLAMKKSLEDTLAETEGGYCAQLSQIQLQIGNLESQLFQVRADMERQNAEHQQLLDIKTRLEMEIETYRRLLDGEFVSAGQGVTFESSSLTGSKSQTQSLDSSQDPTKTRKIKTIVEEVVDGKVVASHVKEVEEKI from the exons ATGGCCCTTTCTGTGCGCACAAGTGGCGGATCCCGGCAATTTTCTTCACGGAGTGGACTTGGCGGGGGATCTCTGAGAATGTCTAGTTCTAGCGGTGGAGGAGGCTTTGGTGGCAGCGGACTTGGGTTTGGTGGTGGATCTGGCGGAGGTTTTGGTGCTGCTTCTATGCTTGGTTCAGGCTCTGCCTTCACTGGGGGCTTTGGGAGTAGCTCAGGTGGAGGCTTTGGAAGCAGCTTAAGTAGCGGCTTTGGTGGAGGCTTTGGTAGTGGTTTAGGTGGTAGCTATGGAAGTGGCTTAGGCGGTGCTTTTGGGGGAGGTTTAGGAAGCggtttcagcagcagctcaggcgCTGGTTTTGGAGGTGGCTTTGGCAGTGGCTCAGGATCTGGTTTTGGAGGTGGCTTTGGcactgctggtgctggggaTGGTGGCCTTCTTTCTGGCTCGAAAAAAGAAACTATGCAGAACCTCAATGACCGCCTGGCGGCTTATCTGGACAAAGTACGATCTCTGGAGGACGCCAATACTGATTTGGAGCGCAAAATCCGCGAGTGGTATGAGAAAAACAGCTCTGGAGCTGGCATCCCTGGATCTGGGAATGACTATAGTAAATATTATCCTATAATTGAAGATCTTCGAAACAAG ATCATTAATGCAACTATCGACAATGCAAGAATCATTTTGCAGGTCGATAATGCCAGACTGGCTGCTGATGATTTCAGACTGAA ATATGAGAATGAAGTGGCTCTTCGCCAGAGTGTGGAAGCTGACATCAATGGTCTGCGCAGAGTTCTTGATGAGCTGACCTTGACAAGAGCTGATTTGGAGATGCAGATTGAAAGCCTGAATGAAGAACTGGCTTATCTCAAGAAGAATCATGAAGag GAGCTTCAGGGTATCCAAAGCAGTGCACTTGGCCAAGTCAGCGTTGAAATGGATGCTGCTCCAGGAACTGACCTGACCAAGCTTTTGAATGACATGAGGGGACAGTATGAAGTCATTGCTGAGCAAAACCGTAAAGAGGCTGAAGCATGGTTCAATGAAAAA AGTGGGGAGCTGAAAAGGGAAATCTCCACCAATACTGAGCAGCTTCAGTCAGGAAAGAGTGAGATCACAGATCTAAAACGGACTCTGCAGAGCTTGGAAATTGAACTACAATCTCAGCTTGCCATG aaaaaatCCCTTGAAGACACTCTAGCAGAAACAGAAGGAGGTTACTGCGCTCAGCTTTCACAAATCCAACTTCAGATTGGGAACCTGGAGTCTCAGCTGTTCCAGGTCAGGGCTGATATGGAGCGCCAGAATGCAGAGCATCAACAACTTCTAGACATCAAGACTCGTCTGGAAATGGAGATTGAAACCTATCGTCGCTTGCTGGATGGCGAGTTTGT GAGCGCAGGACAGGGAGTTACATTTGAAAGCTCATCCTTGACAGGGTCCAAATCACAAACACAATCACTGGATTCTTCTCAGG ATCCTACCAAAACTAGAAAGATCAAGACAATTGTCGAAGAAGTGGTAGATGGAAAAGTTGTTGCATCCCATGTTAAGGAAGTTGAAGAGAAGATATAA